Proteins from a genomic interval of Oceanispirochaeta crateris:
- a CDS encoding alpha-amylase family protein — translation MSHWSQHFPWRQIQTNLPEIDMEDIDAEVYVESLKKMHASVAMINTSGIIASYKTDLPFHFQSPHLNGDSLETIIAACHREGVKVIARTDFSKVRRPIYEEHPDWACIFPGGVIEDFAGNVHCCVNSDYQRIYAPQIIEETLTKLDIDGIFFNMGGYNTENYEHRYLGICQCEKCKTMFYDRFQLILPVQEDMNDPAFRKYLVFKRETISSHRSRIVKFIKKIRPDIMIDKVTEGDFGFERVESNTEFKRPLPHWQYSGSDNSKCVVASHPEFKSSNTSVDFIGFFYRHVAVAPALQELRLWQGLLACGGLDYYLIGRLDNHRDRSGYEGVKRVFSFHEKHFKDTYDGLTPDSKTLLISLGGFESTDDYRGMYRLLSENHILFDVISIGRITKTDLSEYDALVLPNCKYFSDEAASCVDKFVEQGGTLVATGETAFYDDEYERRESCALESTGILHVKHVRHDMRSAMLELDSKEGYPSMEDRDLIYFGDTFIFAEYSDSAKGSLRLIPPHWVGPPERCYWKQVSDIPGVVVNSYGKGKCVFLPWLPGRLFLQEGHDNTVVFMGDLLKETAALKSVGGNLSPMVEVSMARGANDFFSLIQLVNTSGHYGTTFYDPIPMADLKINVPFNVDPVRVIKLSDGSEVPFSYNKGHLSITLDRLGFHEGLKILLV, via the coding sequence ATGAGTCATTGGAGTCAACATTTTCCATGGAGGCAGATACAGACAAATCTTCCCGAAATAGATATGGAAGATATAGATGCAGAAGTGTATGTTGAATCATTGAAAAAAATGCATGCTTCAGTTGCTATGATAAATACCTCTGGTATTATAGCTAGTTATAAAACGGACTTACCTTTTCACTTCCAAAGTCCTCATTTAAACGGTGACAGTCTTGAGACTATCATCGCTGCTTGTCATCGGGAGGGCGTTAAAGTCATTGCAAGAACCGATTTTTCTAAAGTACGCAGACCGATATATGAAGAACATCCGGACTGGGCTTGTATTTTTCCGGGAGGTGTTATTGAGGACTTTGCCGGAAATGTACATTGTTGCGTGAATAGTGATTATCAGAGAATTTATGCTCCTCAAATTATAGAAGAAACTCTGACAAAACTCGACATAGATGGAATCTTTTTCAATATGGGTGGGTATAATACTGAAAACTATGAGCATCGTTATCTGGGAATCTGTCAGTGTGAAAAATGTAAAACTATGTTTTATGATCGGTTTCAACTTATTTTGCCTGTTCAAGAAGATATGAACGATCCTGCTTTCCGCAAATACCTAGTATTTAAACGTGAAACAATCAGCAGTCACAGAAGTAGAATCGTTAAATTTATTAAAAAAATACGTCCTGATATAATGATTGATAAGGTCACTGAGGGAGACTTTGGTTTTGAGCGGGTCGAATCCAATACCGAGTTCAAAAGACCTCTTCCTCATTGGCAATACAGTGGATCAGATAACTCTAAATGTGTGGTAGCATCTCATCCTGAATTCAAGTCCAGCAATACCAGTGTCGACTTTATAGGATTTTTTTACAGGCATGTAGCAGTAGCTCCAGCATTGCAGGAATTAAGACTTTGGCAGGGCCTTCTAGCCTGTGGAGGCTTAGACTACTATCTCATAGGGCGTCTTGATAATCATAGAGATCGCAGTGGATATGAAGGGGTTAAAAGAGTCTTTTCTTTCCATGAGAAACACTTTAAAGATACGTACGATGGTTTAACTCCTGATTCTAAGACGTTACTGATTTCTCTCGGTGGATTTGAGTCGACAGATGATTACAGGGGAATGTATCGTCTACTCTCTGAAAATCATATTCTTTTTGATGTCATCAGTATCGGTCGTATTACGAAAACGGATCTCTCTGAATATGATGCCCTGGTACTCCCTAACTGTAAATATTTCTCTGATGAGGCGGCGTCATGTGTTGACAAATTTGTCGAGCAGGGTGGAACTTTAGTTGCTACTGGAGAAACAGCATTTTATGATGATGAATATGAAAGACGGGAGTCTTGTGCTCTGGAATCTACCGGAATCTTACATGTAAAACATGTGCGTCATGATATGAGATCTGCCATGCTGGAGCTAGATAGTAAAGAAGGTTATCCATCAATGGAAGATCGAGATCTGATATATTTTGGTGATACTTTCATTTTTGCTGAATATTCCGATTCTGCTAAAGGATCACTTCGTCTTATTCCCCCTCACTGGGTAGGCCCTCCTGAGCGTTGTTATTGGAAACAGGTCAGTGATATTCCCGGTGTTGTTGTCAATTCTTATGGTAAGGGGAAATGTGTCTTTCTTCCATGGCTTCCAGGGCGTCTGTTTCTCCAAGAAGGACATGATAATACTGTTGTTTTTATGGGAGATCTACTGAAGGAGACTGCTGCACTGAAATCTGTTGGCGGAAATCTATCTCCAATGGTTGAAGTTAGCATGGCTAGAGGAGCGAATGATTTTTTCAGTCTGATACAGCTTGTTAATACATCAGGGCACTATGGAACAACTTTCTATGATCCAATCCCGATGGCAGATCTAAAAATCAATGTTCCGTTCAATGTCGATCCTGTCAGAGTTATTAAACTCAGTGACGGAAGTGAAGTTCCATTTAGTTATAATAAGGGGCATCTTTCTATCACCCTAGACCGGTTGGGATTTCATGAGGGCTTGAAGATCCTTTTGGTTTAA
- a CDS encoding D-2-hydroxyacid dehydrogenase translates to MIDIHSVLIAVSFDEKYMQQIRDIYTPAKIIELNFDDEKGIVEALKSVDVAFIGGDLDDRYINAPKLQWVHCGHAGLNKFAKKEIFDKGLVVSSSAGRSAPALAEHIILFMLALSYKISDFIEAQKTHTWGIKGQSNLRALYGQTIGIIGMGHTGKELAVRTKAMGMKVIAYSNKEKAPENVDSYYSAAKEDTLDDILKESDFLALCIPLTDKTYHMISTKELKMMKPSSCIINMARGAVIDESVLIKALKEGWIAGAGLDTFEQEPLSSKSELWDLPNVYMTPHCTPQVPDRTGRTIEILKENVLRYRKGLPLLNQLMIHDIFSR, encoded by the coding sequence ATGATAGATATTCACTCCGTGTTGATAGCTGTATCTTTCGACGAAAAATATATGCAACAAATTAGAGATATCTATACGCCAGCAAAAATTATTGAGCTGAATTTTGATGATGAAAAAGGCATTGTCGAGGCTCTTAAGAGTGTTGATGTCGCCTTTATCGGGGGAGATTTAGATGACCGATATATAAATGCTCCCAAACTTCAATGGGTTCATTGTGGGCATGCGGGTCTTAATAAATTTGCCAAAAAAGAAATTTTTGACAAAGGTCTGGTTGTTTCCAGCTCTGCTGGTCGTTCAGCCCCCGCTCTAGCAGAACATATCATTCTGTTTATGCTGGCACTGAGCTACAAAATCAGTGATTTTATTGAGGCTCAAAAAACTCATACATGGGGAATCAAAGGACAGAGTAATCTTAGAGCCCTGTATGGGCAGACCATTGGTATTATTGGAATGGGACACACCGGGAAGGAACTTGCTGTTAGAACAAAGGCTATGGGTATGAAAGTGATCGCATACAGCAATAAAGAGAAAGCTCCAGAAAATGTTGATTCCTATTATTCTGCGGCCAAAGAAGATACCTTAGATGACATTCTCAAAGAAAGTGACTTTTTAGCTCTATGCATTCCTTTAACTGATAAAACCTATCATATGATCTCAACCAAAGAACTTAAGATGATGAAACCTAGTTCTTGCATTATCAATATGGCTCGAGGGGCTGTCATTGACGAGTCAGTTCTCATTAAAGCTCTCAAAGAGGGTTGGATCGCAGGGGCAGGACTAGATACATTTGAGCAGGAACCTTTGAGTTCAAAAAGTGAATTGTGGGATCTCCCCAATGTATATATGACTCCACATTGTACTCCGCAGGTACCAGATAGAACAGGTAGAACCATAGAGATATTAAAAGAAAATGTACTGCGGTATAGAAAGGGACTTCCATTGTTGAATCAGCTGATGATTCATGATATTTTCAGCCGTTGA
- a CDS encoding sulfatase family protein, whose product MKKMNVLFITTDQQQKSTIGCYGNNLIKTPSLDALAQSGITLNRAYCENPICIPSRNTMITGRKSIHHQATVHNSNLPENESCLGDYLKRKGYKTHFIGKPHFKSQEQEGTEESIQDWRNGAYDGWHGPYEGFETVDIILGHSNPLTGHYGDWMKTQHRDKINLFAEENLTPADVSCGQGVYLTKIPEEVHSSTYVGDKTTAFLKEMAQAETPFYCFCSFPDPHWPIMPPPSYYKMYENTTINTDYEPLENDPNLKNYPTVIKNYLKMGRMPDFDGGGHKVLADKDIEIITRAYWGTISLIDKNIGRIIKALDDEGLRENTLVIFTTDHGEYMGAHGMMAKGGVCWEEYINVPFIASLPGKIKRNTRGDGLFSFIDIVPTILDFLGIKEEEGLPALPYDGISQKSMIQGEKEALRTSLTVHHAKSVLNPSVSDQHILIRNDGWKLIYFAGEKGGQLYNLNQDPKETRNLYNLPEYSTMQQELTRELFDKLILESNKKPVIMKLKCNDKYSCHVMTRKVWGEELNPSLNRSDPVAEK is encoded by the coding sequence ATGAAAAAGATGAATGTACTCTTTATAACCACCGATCAACAGCAAAAATCCACAATAGGCTGTTACGGGAACAATTTGATAAAAACTCCCTCCCTTGATGCATTAGCACAATCAGGAATCACATTAAACCGGGCTTATTGTGAGAATCCAATCTGTATACCATCAAGGAATACGATGATCACAGGAAGGAAGTCGATCCATCATCAGGCGACGGTTCATAACAGTAATCTTCCTGAAAATGAGTCCTGCCTGGGAGACTATCTCAAACGCAAAGGATACAAAACTCACTTCATAGGAAAACCCCACTTCAAATCACAGGAACAGGAAGGGACAGAAGAGTCCATCCAAGACTGGAGAAACGGGGCCTATGACGGATGGCACGGCCCCTATGAAGGATTTGAAACAGTGGACATAATCCTTGGTCACAGTAATCCCTTAACAGGACATTATGGTGATTGGATGAAAACACAACACCGAGATAAAATAAATCTCTTTGCCGAAGAGAATCTAACTCCCGCTGATGTCAGCTGCGGCCAGGGAGTCTACCTCACAAAAATACCGGAAGAGGTTCATTCTTCCACATACGTAGGAGATAAAACGACCGCATTTCTAAAGGAGATGGCCCAGGCAGAAACCCCTTTTTACTGCTTCTGCAGCTTTCCCGATCCCCATTGGCCGATCATGCCACCTCCCAGTTATTATAAAATGTATGAAAACACAACCATAAACACAGACTACGAGCCTCTTGAAAATGATCCCAACCTCAAAAACTACCCCACTGTCATTAAGAACTACCTCAAAATGGGTCGTATGCCTGACTTTGATGGCGGAGGACATAAAGTCCTCGCGGACAAAGACATAGAGATCATCACCCGTGCCTATTGGGGAACCATTTCCCTCATTGACAAAAACATTGGACGGATAATAAAAGCACTGGATGATGAAGGCCTGAGGGAGAATACCCTGGTCATATTCACTACGGATCATGGGGAGTATATGGGAGCCCACGGAATGATGGCAAAAGGAGGAGTCTGTTGGGAAGAATACATCAATGTCCCGTTCATCGCCTCTTTACCTGGAAAAATAAAAAGGAACACCCGTGGAGACGGATTATTCTCCTTTATAGACATCGTTCCGACAATTCTTGATTTTCTGGGCATTAAGGAGGAAGAGGGATTGCCCGCATTGCCCTACGATGGAATTTCACAAAAAAGCATGATCCAGGGAGAAAAAGAGGCCCTTAGGACTTCTCTGACTGTCCATCATGCAAAATCTGTTCTTAACCCATCTGTTTCAGATCAGCATATTTTAATCAGGAACGACGGTTGGAAGCTTATCTATTTTGCCGGAGAAAAAGGGGGGCAGCTATACAACTTGAATCAAGACCCTAAAGAGACAAGGAATCTCTACAATCTTCCCGAGTACTCCACCATGCAGCAAGAACTAACACGCGAATTATTTGACAAGCTCATCCTCGAATCCAACAAAAAACCGGTCATTATGAAACTAAAATGTAATGATAAATACAGCTGTCATGTGATGACCCGGAAGGTCTGGGGAGAAGAATTGAATCCAAGTTTAAACAGAAGTGATCCTGTTGCTGAAAAGTGA
- a CDS encoding helix-turn-helix domain-containing protein, translating to MMISNYELHLIELILDQLFFKGDALERIDVLKVFNLRVPVHWRIEERTLGHFLFSVISGGRGQLFMDDEEYKLGPGSVYLIAPGKEHSISTDPKSLLEIHSVHFSLGDIVVESNCIYRMLLWNETRQYLDALKNSSYANYLPLDRYHSYAVKNSVLQILLMFRGCLMNLPKGEHNFISRLNELDGAADLTVKELAGVCGYTEKAFIRSFKKLYGTTPHQYMIKNKILQAEYLLLYSDFSIKEIASNLGYKDQYIFSKQFKKQTGCSPKGYREQLS from the coding sequence ATGATGATTTCAAATTATGAGTTACATCTCATCGAGTTGATTCTTGATCAGTTGTTCTTCAAGGGAGACGCTTTGGAAAGAATCGATGTTCTCAAAGTCTTTAATTTGAGAGTTCCCGTTCATTGGAGAATCGAAGAGAGGACGCTGGGGCACTTTCTTTTCTCAGTAATTTCCGGAGGGAGAGGGCAGTTGTTTATGGATGATGAGGAGTACAAGCTTGGACCGGGATCGGTCTATCTGATTGCCCCTGGAAAGGAGCATTCAATCTCTACAGATCCAAAGTCTCTCCTTGAGATTCATTCTGTTCATTTCAGTCTGGGAGATATCGTTGTTGAGTCCAATTGTATTTATAGAATGCTGTTATGGAATGAAACAAGGCAGTATCTTGATGCATTGAAAAATAGCTCCTATGCCAACTATCTCCCATTGGATCGGTATCACTCCTACGCGGTTAAAAACTCAGTTCTCCAAATTCTATTGATGTTTCGAGGCTGTCTAATGAATCTGCCAAAGGGAGAACATAACTTTATTTCCAGATTAAATGAACTGGATGGGGCCGCTGATTTGACCGTCAAAGAACTGGCAGGGGTTTGCGGTTATACCGAAAAAGCCTTCATAAGATCTTTTAAGAAGCTCTATGGAACGACTCCTCATCAATATATGATAAAGAATAAAATCCTTCAGGCTGAATATCTCCTTCTGTATAGTGACTTCTCAATTAAAGAGATTGCTTCAAACTTGGGGTATAAAGACCAGTATATATTTTCGAAGCAATTTAAAAAACAAACAGGGTGTTCTCCCAAGGGCTATCGCGAACAACTTAGTTGA
- a CDS encoding ABC transporter substrate-binding protein, translating into MKKVFIVSFLILLTLGSVWANGQQESKSEEQTVLNYWTWYPGEATIREALDAFEMQNPSVKVELTVFESQAYQERLPLALASGEELDVFGVQTGVMAPQVKSYLEPLDSYFEAMDGAEWESQFNELDLDIARGQTESDELLFITAGRLGSAIALYNAKMFDDLGLSVPNTYEEMKAVAATIRKELPGVLPVVFTGDGWFVDEMLLTVVAQESDLFNEIRYDGGRFDDPRFVQALSDFKLMFQDGVFENMTDISYGRSLELFDTGKAAILYQGTWEAARLSSTFREKSGIALENVGAMAMPVMRDSGKATLRAYTELGYGISNSSSNKDAAAKLVHFLTAGEGFEIMNQGMFLIPNNKRAQMPDSLFNSDEGREGWELVQKLVAESTSHRNNLSGFSNTAGQVIQIMLGGDLTPQETAEMIQKEFERSGL; encoded by the coding sequence ATGAAGAAGGTTTTTATTGTATCCTTTTTGATTCTTTTGACACTTGGTTCAGTTTGGGCGAATGGACAGCAGGAATCTAAGTCCGAAGAGCAAACTGTTTTGAACTATTGGACATGGTATCCCGGTGAAGCAACTATTCGGGAAGCCTTGGACGCATTTGAAATGCAGAATCCCAGTGTAAAAGTGGAGCTGACCGTATTTGAATCTCAGGCTTATCAGGAAAGGCTTCCTCTGGCATTGGCCTCCGGCGAGGAACTGGATGTCTTTGGCGTGCAGACAGGTGTGATGGCTCCCCAGGTAAAATCCTATTTGGAACCCCTGGATAGTTATTTTGAGGCGATGGATGGAGCGGAATGGGAAAGTCAGTTTAATGAATTGGACCTGGATATCGCCAGAGGACAGACCGAAAGCGATGAATTGCTTTTTATAACTGCCGGACGCTTGGGATCCGCAATCGCCCTCTATAATGCGAAAATGTTCGATGATCTGGGACTTTCTGTTCCCAATACCTATGAAGAAATGAAAGCCGTTGCTGCAACCATAAGAAAAGAGCTTCCAGGTGTTCTTCCTGTTGTGTTTACAGGTGACGGATGGTTCGTTGATGAAATGCTTCTCACAGTCGTCGCACAGGAATCCGACCTGTTCAATGAAATCCGCTACGACGGTGGACGTTTTGATGATCCTCGTTTTGTTCAGGCTTTGAGTGATTTCAAACTCATGTTTCAAGACGGTGTTTTCGAAAATATGACAGATATTTCTTATGGAAGGTCATTGGAGCTTTTCGATACTGGCAAGGCTGCCATTCTCTATCAGGGAACCTGGGAAGCGGCAAGGCTATCCAGCACTTTCAGGGAAAAGAGCGGCATTGCTCTTGAGAATGTGGGAGCCATGGCAATGCCTGTTATGAGAGATTCAGGTAAGGCAACACTCAGAGCGTATACTGAGCTTGGATATGGTATTTCCAATAGCTCTTCCAATAAAGATGCAGCTGCAAAGCTTGTTCACTTTCTTACAGCCGGCGAAGGTTTTGAAATTATGAATCAGGGGATGTTTTTGATTCCCAATAATAAGAGAGCCCAAATGCCAGATTCATTGTTCAACTCAGATGAAGGCCGAGAAGGCTGGGAGTTGGTTCAGAAGCTGGTTGCCGAATCAACTTCTCATCGGAACAACCTATCAGGATTCAGCAATACGGCAGGACAGGTCATTCAGATTATGCTCGGTGGCGATCTTACTCCCCAAGAAACAGCAGAGATGATTCAGAAGGAATTTGAAAGATCTGGTCTTTAA
- a CDS encoding carbohydrate ABC transporter permease, with protein sequence MNNYARLLTDPIFYKSIFNNLVFSGVVILAGVTLGFLFAVLLSTNIRGNRLFFAILFLPSIVPRALIATVFKEMLEFHSGTVNAVLSFMGMNVQNLTWLTDPGMAYVSVFTVLIYMIGIPLLYYNAELTTIDSSIFESAQLDGANFPTLITKIIFPLVKASHKTIVISTLLATFRMFEVIFLLTSGGPGFTTEITGTYIYRFTRRGSDLGYVSAAATIILVIALFLSVLQIKLLYKSKKN encoded by the coding sequence TTGAACAACTATGCAAGACTTCTGACAGACCCGATTTTTTACAAAAGTATATTCAACAACCTGGTCTTTTCTGGAGTTGTCATTTTGGCCGGGGTCACCCTGGGATTCTTATTTGCCGTTCTCCTGTCGACGAATATAAGAGGAAACCGCTTGTTTTTTGCTATTTTGTTTCTCCCCTCCATCGTTCCTAGAGCCTTGATTGCCACTGTTTTCAAAGAAATGCTGGAATTCCATAGCGGCACCGTGAATGCGGTCTTGAGTTTTATGGGGATGAATGTCCAGAATCTGACCTGGCTGACTGACCCTGGAATGGCTTATGTTTCAGTCTTCACTGTTCTCATCTATATGATCGGGATACCACTTTTGTATTATAATGCAGAACTGACAACTATAGATTCCAGTATTTTTGAATCTGCCCAGTTGGATGGTGCTAACTTTCCGACATTGATCACAAAGATTATTTTTCCCCTCGTTAAAGCCAGTCACAAAACGATTGTCATTTCGACGCTGTTGGCTACGTTTAGAATGTTTGAAGTCATTTTTCTGCTCACATCCGGAGGCCCCGGTTTTACAACAGAAATAACAGGGACCTATATTTATCGTTTTACCCGCAGGGGATCCGATTTGGGGTATGTTTCTGCCGCAGCTACGATCATCCTGGTTATTGCCCTATTTTTATCGGTTCTTCAGATAAAACTACTCTACAAATCAAAAAAAAATTAG
- a CDS encoding carbohydrate ABC transporter permease, with product MSNTSILSFSGWKKKTLQAVMIIIALCWLIPVVSAVYRSFRFMGFQNYVYVLTTRINGIYFVQALLNSFIIAAVAVSLTVSVSSLAGFCFSKIDFRLNRLFYLLTLCLLAIPGVTILIPLFFTIKNLNLMNTHLAVALPEVALTLPFGVLLMRNSFDAIDNAYLEAATIDGANYFQAFIKIYFPMNIGTTINLAILQFIWSFQDFLLPNYFISKKAIMTTTQLISSFNRAMTVTPKDLGAFSASLVLLAMPILVVYLIFSRYIKSGLTSGGLKG from the coding sequence ATGAGTAACACAAGTATACTTTCATTTTCGGGATGGAAGAAAAAGACCCTGCAGGCTGTCATGATAATCATTGCGTTATGCTGGTTAATTCCTGTGGTTTCCGCTGTTTATAGATCCTTCAGGTTCATGGGATTTCAGAATTATGTTTATGTTCTCACTACGAGGATCAATGGAATCTATTTTGTCCAGGCCCTGCTTAATTCGTTTATCATTGCAGCAGTAGCCGTTTCGCTGACGGTTTCGGTTTCCAGTCTTGCAGGTTTCTGCTTCTCGAAAATAGACTTCAGGTTGAATCGACTTTTCTATCTGTTGACTCTTTGCCTTCTGGCTATTCCAGGGGTTACTATTTTGATTCCTCTGTTCTTCACCATTAAGAATTTAAATCTCATGAATACTCATCTCGCTGTAGCCCTGCCGGAAGTAGCTCTTACGCTTCCTTTTGGTGTGCTCCTTATGCGGAATTCATTCGATGCCATCGATAATGCCTACCTGGAAGCGGCGACTATTGATGGGGCCAATTATTTCCAGGCATTCATTAAGATCTATTTTCCTATGAATATCGGGACGACAATAAATTTGGCTATACTTCAATTTATCTGGTCTTTTCAGGACTTTTTACTGCCTAACTATTTCATTTCTAAGAAAGCAATTATGACGACAACTCAGTTGATAAGCTCTTTCAATCGAGCCATGACGGTCACTCCAAAGGATTTAGGGGCTTTCAGCGCCTCTCTTGTTCTTCTGGCAATGCCTATCTTGGTCGTATATCTAATATTCAGCCGATATATTAAGAGTGGGCTCACCTCCGGCGGTCTTAAAGGCTAG
- a CDS encoding glycosyl hydrolase family 95 catalytic domain-containing protein — protein sequence MDTTILQFRTPASLWEESFLLGNSRIGLALWGGLGHETIQLNHDTFWAGHNLVSPIKISAEKLGSIRNLLKRKEYSKAESALSSTFTGRYTFPYQPLGEIKVNFDGQYEEGLSDQVRTYERELDLSTGLYTQVVSRRYSSEGFVSFPDNCGVLRFDAASGRPLSGRITFCSPYEDNPAIIIENDNILQFVLSAPHDVDGFFDQGREDVSYTGITGCTTLGITYSGGTMRLHEGSIILESVEHLQLFIHTGTDWNNPEFLSDGMNTVQDCIGKGYESLLNRHIEDFQRLYRSFALELGVDDDPFLSLPPDASCRSESVKQKLIKGLFDYGRYLLISSSRPGSQPANLQGIWNSKLSPPWWSNYTMNINLEMNYWGASTTGLSECSLPLFDYAMRLMENGLNTAQNLYSAQGWCSHHQSDLWAQTHPRGCTKDSISSGNAEYAIWPFSGVWLSLMAWDHYLYTQDDIFLKTRCFPLLEGSVRFLKDFLVEDEAGHLITSPSTSPENRFDWKGERNAVSTGSTMDLSLTLEALSSYLEMSHHIQCDDGLLSWVNEAVGKIHPFRLGRWGQLQEWSDDVDREFEEHRHLSHLFSLYPGKKLMDNDLDHFREGAARSLHGRDLESTGWSTVWKIALNARLGNANNIPDLIDRFITPINPHDRGVQFKGGGIYPNLLCAHPPFQIDGNLGIVGALLELLIRQVDDKIFLLPCLPSSWSKGRIKGYHLSGGGIIDFQWTDKVLDYIKITPSYSGSCVVQYNHKKIRLNLKNNEIVRLNNQLCTMEKQPLP from the coding sequence ATGGATACGACGATTCTACAATTCAGAACACCGGCCTCACTCTGGGAAGAGAGTTTCCTTTTGGGAAACAGCAGGATTGGTCTGGCTCTCTGGGGAGGACTGGGACATGAGACCATACAGCTCAATCATGATACGTTTTGGGCAGGTCATAATTTGGTTTCACCCATCAAAATATCGGCCGAAAAACTAGGCTCTATCAGAAACCTTCTGAAGCGAAAGGAGTATTCTAAGGCCGAATCCGCACTGAGCTCTACCTTTACCGGGCGTTATACCTTTCCCTATCAGCCTCTGGGAGAAATCAAAGTCAATTTTGATGGGCAGTATGAAGAAGGCCTTTCAGATCAAGTCAGAACTTATGAACGGGAGTTGGATCTTTCTACGGGTCTTTATACTCAGGTTGTCTCCAGGCGCTACAGCTCCGAGGGATTTGTGTCTTTTCCGGACAATTGCGGAGTTCTTCGCTTTGATGCAGCTTCGGGACGGCCTCTCTCGGGGCGCATTACTTTTTGTTCTCCGTATGAAGATAATCCTGCCATTATTATTGAAAATGACAACATCCTGCAGTTTGTTCTATCTGCTCCCCATGATGTTGACGGATTCTTCGATCAGGGAAGAGAGGATGTTTCATATACGGGAATCACAGGCTGCACAACTCTTGGAATCACTTACAGTGGTGGAACGATGAGATTGCATGAAGGCAGTATCATCCTTGAGAGTGTTGAACATTTACAGCTCTTCATTCACACAGGAACCGATTGGAACAACCCGGAATTTTTAAGTGATGGCATGAATACCGTACAGGATTGCATTGGCAAAGGGTATGAAAGTTTGCTAAATCGGCATATTGAGGACTTTCAGAGACTCTATCGGTCGTTTGCTCTAGAATTAGGTGTGGACGATGATCCGTTTCTTTCACTCCCGCCGGACGCCTCATGCAGGAGCGAGTCGGTAAAGCAAAAGCTGATCAAGGGGCTGTTTGATTATGGCCGGTATCTACTGATTTCTTCATCCCGTCCAGGAAGTCAGCCGGCTAATTTACAGGGAATTTGGAATTCCAAATTATCACCTCCCTGGTGGTCGAACTATACCATGAATATCAATCTGGAAATGAATTATTGGGGTGCTTCCACGACCGGATTGTCTGAATGTTCACTTCCGCTTTTTGATTATGCGATGAGGCTCATGGAAAATGGATTAAACACAGCTCAGAATCTTTACAGCGCTCAGGGCTGGTGTTCTCATCATCAAAGCGATCTTTGGGCGCAAACTCATCCCAGAGGATGCACAAAGGACAGTATTTCCTCGGGCAATGCCGAATATGCTATTTGGCCCTTCAGCGGTGTCTGGTTGTCCCTTATGGCCTGGGATCATTACCTATATACTCAGGATGACATCTTCCTTAAGACACGGTGTTTCCCTCTCCTTGAGGGGAGTGTTCGTTTTCTAAAAGATTTTCTTGTGGAAGATGAGGCGGGCCATCTGATAACGAGTCCTTCCACTTCTCCGGAAAATCGGTTTGACTGGAAAGGGGAGCGGAATGCCGTTTCCACAGGAAGCACTATGGATCTGTCCTTGACCCTGGAAGCTCTCTCCTCTTACCTTGAAATGAGCCATCATATTCAATGTGATGACGGTCTGTTGAGCTGGGTAAATGAAGCCGTAGGGAAGATTCACCCTTTCCGTCTGGGGCGGTGGGGGCAGCTCCAAGAGTGGTCTGATGATGTGGATCGCGAATTCGAAGAGCACCGTCACCTTTCTCATCTCTTTAGTTTGTATCCGGGTAAGAAACTCATGGACAATGATCTGGACCATTTTCGGGAAGGCGCCGCTCGTTCCCTTCATGGGAGAGATCTTGAATCAACGGGATGGAGTACTGTTTGGAAGATTGCTCTGAATGCCCGTCTGGGTAATGCTAATAACATCCCCGACCTGATCGACAGGTTCATTACTCCTATTAATCCGCATGATAGGGGAGTCCAATTCAAAGGAGGTGGGATATATCCAAATCTCCTTTGTGCCCATCCTCCATTTCAAATTGATGGGAATCTTGGAATTGTTGGAGCATTGCTGGAGCTGCTGATACGTCAGGTGGATGACAAAATCTTCCTCCTCCCCTGTCTTCCGTCTTCTTGGTCTAAGGGGCGAATAAAAGGCTATCATCTGTCTGGAGGTGGAATAATTGATTTTCAATGGACTGACAAAGTGTTAGATTATATTAAGATTACCCCCTCGTATTCAGGGAGTTGTGTGGTTCAATACAATCACAAGAAAATCAGGCTGAATTTGAAGAATAATGAAATTGTGAGGTTGAATAATCAGTTATGCACGATGGAAAAACAACCGTTACCCTAA